A single window of Methylomarinum sp. Ch1-1 DNA harbors:
- a CDS encoding YajQ family cyclic di-GMP-binding protein produces the protein MPSFDIVSEFDSHEVTNAVDQANREVSTRFDFKGSNAQFEQQEDSIVMKAESAFQLQQMLPMLYAKMTKRGIDIGCMESGNPQTTGRTAQQTITLKQGLETPVAKKIVKLIKDKKLKVQAAIQGDKVRVTGKKRDDLQQVMKILKEEELGQPLQFNNFRD, from the coding sequence ATGCCATCATTTGACATAGTTTCCGAATTCGACAGCCACGAAGTCACCAACGCCGTCGACCAAGCCAACCGTGAGGTTTCAACCCGTTTCGATTTCAAGGGTTCGAACGCACAATTTGAACAACAAGAGGACAGTATCGTCATGAAAGCGGAATCCGCTTTTCAATTACAGCAGATGCTGCCGATGCTTTACGCCAAAATGACTAAACGCGGTATCGACATAGGTTGCATGGAAAGCGGCAATCCGCAAACCACCGGCAGGACCGCACAGCAAACCATCACCCTGAAACAAGGGCTGGAAACGCCAGTCGCGAAAAAAATTGTCAAATTGATCAAGGACAAGAAACTGAAGGTGCAAGCGGCGATCCAGGGCGATAAAGTGCGGGTCACCGGCAAAAAAAGGGATGACCTGCAACAGGTCATGAAAATACTAAAAGAGGAAGAGCTGGGTCAACCGTTACAGTTCAACAACTTCCGCGATTAA
- a CDS encoding multifunctional CCA addition/repair protein: MKTYLVGGAVRDFLLNLPVKEKDWLVIGETPESMIAKGFQPVGKDFPVFLHPQTHDEYALARTERKTAPGYKGFIVHASPEVTLEQDLIRRDLTINAMAMDDSGNIIDPYQGRKDLEQRIFRHISPAFNEDPVRILRVARFAARYAHLGFKLAAETRDLMEQMVNAGETEHLVAERVWAELHRALLEKNPSAFFYTLKDCRALASIFPEIEQLFGVPQPEQYHPEIDTGVHSLMVLEQAALLSDKAEVRLAALLHDLGKGLTNPQYWPSHRGHEQKGLPLLAQFCERLRVPKHFNVLCQLVMQYHTHCHRVSELRASTLTDMLQRLGAFKTHNNLVDFLLACEADMRGRKGFEQKPYPQADFLIGAAEAACSVDTSEILASGLQGPQIGEAIRRLRIKAVSRYISRQTAKSE; this comes from the coding sequence ATGAAAACTTATCTGGTGGGAGGCGCAGTTCGCGATTTTTTGTTAAATCTGCCGGTTAAAGAGAAAGACTGGCTGGTGATTGGCGAGACTCCGGAATCGATGATCGCCAAGGGCTTCCAACCTGTCGGCAAGGATTTCCCGGTATTTCTGCATCCACAAACCCATGACGAATACGCCCTGGCTCGCACCGAACGCAAAACCGCTCCGGGCTATAAGGGCTTTATTGTACACGCCTCTCCCGAGGTGACGCTGGAGCAGGATTTAATTCGCCGTGACCTGACCATTAACGCGATGGCGATGGACGATAGCGGGAATATCATCGATCCTTACCAGGGCCGCAAGGATTTGGAACAGCGCATATTTCGTCATATCTCGCCGGCATTCAACGAGGACCCGGTCAGAATTCTGCGAGTGGCACGCTTTGCCGCCCGTTATGCTCATCTTGGTTTCAAATTGGCGGCGGAAACCCGCGATTTGATGGAGCAAATGGTCAATGCCGGCGAAACCGAACATTTGGTCGCCGAAAGAGTCTGGGCCGAACTGCACCGCGCCTTATTGGAAAAAAATCCCTCGGCGTTTTTCTATACATTGAAGGATTGCCGGGCGCTGGCATCGATCTTCCCTGAAATCGAACAACTGTTCGGCGTTCCGCAACCGGAACAATATCATCCGGAAATCGACACCGGTGTGCACAGCCTGATGGTGCTGGAACAAGCCGCTCTGCTATCCGATAAAGCCGAAGTCAGGTTGGCCGCGCTGCTCCATGATCTCGGCAAGGGCCTGACGAATCCGCAATACTGGCCTAGTCATCGCGGACATGAACAAAAAGGCCTGCCGCTGCTGGCTCAATTCTGCGAACGTCTGAGAGTGCCGAAACATTTCAATGTTTTATGCCAACTGGTGATGCAATATCACACCCATTGCCATCGCGTCAGCGAATTGCGCGCCAGCACACTGACCGATATGCTACAACGTTTGGGCGCCTTCAAGACACACAACAACTTGGTGGATTTTTTGTTGGCCTGCGAAGCCGACATGAGAGGACGCAAGGGCTTTGAACAGAAACCTTATCCGCAGGCCGATTTTCTGATCGGCGCCGCTGAAGCGGCTTGCTCAGTCGACACCTCGGAAATACTGGCTAGCGGTTTGCAAGGGCCGCAAATCGGCGAAGCAATCAGACGCCTGAGAATAAAGGCGGTCAGTCGCTATATTTCGCGTCAGACGGCTAAATCGGAATAA
- a CDS encoding sulfite exporter TauE/SafE family protein: MTEIFLFSLLLGTVSGLVAGLLGLGGGLVIVPLLAWLFSAHQFNSELIMIMAVATSLATIVPTAIVAVSSHHRKRAVVWRRVAKLTPGIIVGAAIGALFADWVSDGILRVMFVVYLLYVAGMMVMQVRPVFTLHLRLSWLDYLAGGVIGMISSLLGIGGGTMTVPYLLGQRLEMKNAVAVSSACGLPIAVAGTLSYAWLGWEHAVVPDGSLGYVYLPAFFGIVASSVLTAPLGVKLAHQLPAQRLKRYFAIILFIMAVKMMV; this comes from the coding sequence ATGACAGAAATATTTTTATTCAGTCTGCTGTTGGGCACGGTGTCTGGCCTCGTGGCGGGTTTGTTGGGCTTGGGCGGGGGGCTGGTCATCGTGCCGCTTTTGGCCTGGCTGTTCAGCGCCCACCAGTTTAATTCTGAGTTGATCATGATTATGGCGGTGGCGACGTCGTTGGCGACTATCGTACCGACCGCGATAGTGGCGGTCAGCTCGCATCATCGCAAGAGAGCCGTGGTTTGGCGCAGAGTGGCGAAGCTTACGCCCGGTATCATCGTGGGGGCGGCAATCGGCGCCTTGTTTGCCGATTGGGTCAGTGACGGCATTTTACGAGTGATGTTTGTCGTATATTTGCTCTATGTCGCGGGCATGATGGTTATGCAAGTCAGGCCGGTGTTCACACTGCATCTACGGCTGAGTTGGCTGGATTATTTGGCGGGCGGCGTGATTGGCATGATATCCAGCCTATTGGGCATAGGTGGCGGCACGATGACGGTGCCTTATTTGCTAGGCCAGCGCTTGGAAATGAAAAATGCGGTCGCCGTCTCTAGCGCCTGTGGCCTGCCCATTGCCGTTGCCGGAACGCTCAGTTATGCCTGGCTAGGCTGGGAGCATGCGGTCGTGCCGGATGGTAGTCTTGGTTATGTCTATCTGCCGGCGTTTTTCGGGATTGTCGCTTCCAGCGTGTTGACGGCCCCCTTAGGGGTCAAGTTGGCGCATCAGCTGCCTGCGCAAAGACTGAAACGCTATTTTGCCATCATTTTGTTCATTATGGCGGTGAAGATGATGGTTTGA
- a CDS encoding OmpA family protein produces the protein MKKIAGILLGSTLLAGCAIDPYTGEQKVANTGWGAGAGAAVGAASGALIGGDTEGALIGAAAGAALGSGIGYYMDRQEAKLRARLEGTGVRVQRQGDNLKLIMPGNVTFATDSSNVSPGFYPVLDSVAIVLKEFDETTINISGYTDSTGSDMYNQELSERRANSVASYLVRSGVHHGRIQARGFGERYPVASNDSEAGRSQNRRVEISIRPK, from the coding sequence ATGAAAAAAATTGCAGGCATCCTGTTGGGATCAACTTTACTAGCGGGTTGCGCGATCGATCCTTACACCGGCGAACAGAAAGTCGCCAATACCGGCTGGGGCGCCGGCGCCGGCGCCGCAGTCGGCGCGGCCAGCGGCGCGCTGATCGGCGGCGACACCGAAGGCGCCTTGATCGGGGCGGCGGCCGGCGCTGCGCTCGGCAGCGGCATCGGTTATTACATGGACCGCCAGGAGGCGAAGCTGAGAGCGCGCCTGGAAGGAACCGGCGTTCGGGTTCAACGCCAAGGCGATAATCTTAAACTGATCATGCCGGGCAATGTTACCTTTGCCACCGACTCCTCCAATGTCAGCCCCGGCTTTTATCCGGTGTTAGATTCTGTCGCCATCGTTTTGAAGGAATTCGATGAGACCACCATCAATATCTCCGGCTATACCGACTCGACCGGCAGCGACATGTACAATCAGGAACTCTCCGAGCGCCGCGCCAACAGCGTCGCCAGCTACCTGGTACGCTCCGGCGTACATCATGGCCGGATACAGGCGCGTGGTTTCGGCGAACGCTACCCGGTCGCGTCGAATGACAGCGAAGCAGGCCGCTCCCAAAACCGCCGCGTAGAAATCAGCATTCGTCCGAAATAA
- a CDS encoding cell division protein ZapA, which yields MNKRPQPVSITILGKEYKIACEEEEKDTLIRSAQDLDKKMRAIRDTGKVNSPDRIAVMAALNLAHELRQLQNMSQNPSKSLGEKLLKLRHKIENVLEIP from the coding sequence ATGAATAAACGACCGCAACCGGTATCGATCACCATTCTAGGCAAAGAATATAAGATTGCCTGCGAAGAGGAGGAAAAAGACACATTGATCCGTTCGGCCCAGGATCTCGATAAAAAAATGCGCGCGATTCGTGATACCGGCAAGGTCAACAGCCCCGACCGCATCGCGGTGATGGCGGCATTAAACCTAGCCCATGAACTACGCCAACTACAAAACATGTCCCAAAACCCGAGCAAAAGCCTCGGCGAAAAACTGCTCAAACTACGACATAAGATAGAAAACGTTTTAGAAATTCCTTAA
- a CDS encoding TIGR02449 family protein, with protein MSNAEHDPSTELTDLEEKLDALIAQYNLLKNENSSLKVKQEALVKEKAKLLEKTTLARTRVEAMITRLKSMEHGS; from the coding sequence ATGTCCAACGCAGAGCACGACCCATCAACAGAATTAACAGATCTGGAAGAAAAACTGGATGCGCTGATCGCGCAATATAATTTACTGAAAAACGAAAACAGCTCGTTAAAGGTCAAGCAAGAGGCATTAGTGAAAGAAAAAGCCAAGCTTTTAGAAAAAACGACCTTAGCCCGCACCCGCGTTGAGGCGATGATTACCCGTCTTAAATCGATGGAGCACGGTTCATGA
- a CDS encoding UPF0149 family protein produces the protein MAYQVLNSIFVRHDADQGAAEAHGIAVGMLCIDIRAKAVNWMGELFQKDVSLTEEEKNILESIFEQTRRLLDGDDEQFAFDLLLPGDDEALPERVEALRCWCQGFLFGIGYAKATSVWPGECGEIMRDIVEFTKMDSDAGGEEDENDFVEIHEYLRSAVLLIRDQMATDSDEQTRH, from the coding sequence ATGGCTTATCAGGTATTAAATTCAATTTTTGTACGGCACGATGCGGATCAAGGTGCGGCTGAAGCTCATGGGATTGCGGTTGGGATGTTGTGTATCGACATTCGAGCCAAGGCAGTCAATTGGATGGGCGAGCTGTTTCAGAAAGACGTTTCGTTGACTGAGGAAGAAAAAAACATATTGGAATCGATATTCGAGCAAACCCGCAGACTACTGGATGGAGACGACGAACAATTTGCCTTCGATTTGCTGTTGCCGGGCGACGATGAAGCCTTGCCTGAACGGGTGGAAGCGCTGCGTTGCTGGTGCCAAGGTTTTTTATTCGGTATCGGTTATGCTAAAGCAACTTCGGTTTGGCCGGGCGAATGCGGTGAAATCATGCGCGATATCGTTGAGTTCACCAAGATGGATTCCGATGCCGGCGGCGAGGAAGACGAAAATGATTTTGTGGAAATTCATGAATATTTACGCTCCGCGGTATTGTTGATCAGAGACCAAATGGCGACAGACTCCGATGAACAAACTCGACACTAA
- the pepP gene encoding Xaa-Pro aminopeptidase, which produces MRQSEFKRRRKALMQQVGKGNIALIASASSRTRNRDVEYPFRQDSDFYYLTGFNEAESLAVFIPGRKQGEYILFCREFDEQKALWEGAHAGLEGATKHYEADDSFPIDDMGDILPGMLENKSKVFYPMGRDSELDHQLLEWINNIRKQSRSGVNAPGELVSLEHILHEMRLFKSAAELKLMRRAAAVSAKAHVRAMRQCRPGMYEYQVEAELIHEFIQEGLRAVAYPSIVAGGKNACVLHYTENKDKLKKGDLLLIDAGVECDHYAADITRTFPVSGKFSEAQSQLYQLVLDAQYAAIEQVQPGLPWNKAHDVSVEVLTKGLVKLGLLKGRVSKLIKDEEYKQFYMHRIGHWLGMDVHDVGDYKLNDQWRVLEPGMVLTIEPGLYIPADCETVDEKWRGIGIRIEDDVLVTRDGPEVLTDGAPKTIADIETLMRETDAA; this is translated from the coding sequence ATGAGACAAAGTGAATTTAAAAGACGCCGCAAAGCTTTGATGCAACAGGTTGGCAAGGGCAATATCGCTCTGATTGCCAGCGCCTCTAGTCGCACCCGAAATCGAGATGTGGAATATCCGTTCCGGCAAGACAGCGATTTTTATTATTTGACCGGTTTTAACGAGGCCGAATCATTGGCGGTCTTTATTCCCGGTCGAAAGCAGGGGGAATACATCTTATTCTGCCGCGAATTCGATGAACAAAAAGCCTTGTGGGAAGGCGCTCACGCCGGGCTGGAAGGTGCGACCAAACATTACGAGGCCGACGATTCCTTTCCGATAGACGATATGGGGGACATCCTGCCGGGGATGCTGGAAAACAAGAGCAAGGTGTTTTATCCGATGGGCCGGGATAGCGAATTGGATCACCAGCTATTGGAGTGGATTAACAATATCCGCAAACAGTCGCGTAGCGGCGTCAATGCGCCCGGTGAGTTGGTTTCGCTGGAACATATACTGCATGAAATGCGTCTGTTCAAGAGTGCGGCCGAACTGAAGCTGATGCGCAGGGCGGCCGCCGTGTCGGCCAAGGCCCATGTCAGGGCGATGCGGCAATGCAGGCCCGGAATGTATGAATATCAGGTGGAAGCCGAGTTGATCCATGAATTTATTCAAGAGGGCTTGCGCGCGGTGGCCTATCCCTCGATCGTCGCAGGCGGTAAAAATGCCTGTGTGCTGCACTATACCGAAAACAAGGATAAGCTCAAAAAAGGCGATTTATTGCTGATCGATGCCGGCGTCGAATGCGACCATTACGCCGCCGATATCACCCGGACGTTTCCGGTTTCCGGCAAATTCAGCGAGGCGCAAAGCCAGCTTTATCAATTGGTATTGGATGCGCAATATGCCGCCATCGAGCAGGTGCAGCCGGGCTTGCCCTGGAACAAGGCCCATGATGTGTCGGTGGAAGTGTTGACCAAAGGCTTGGTGAAGCTGGGGCTGTTGAAAGGCCGAGTCAGCAAGTTGATCAAAGATGAAGAATATAAGCAGTTTTATATGCACCGGATCGGCCATTGGTTGGGCATGGATGTGCATGATGTCGGAGACTATAAACTCAATGATCAATGGCGGGTGTTGGAGCCGGGAATGGTTCTGACTATCGAGCCGGGTTTGTATATACCGGCCGATTGCGAGACCGTCGATGAGAAATGGCGTGGCATCGGCATACGCATCGAGGATGATGTGCTGGTGACCCGCGACGGCCCTGAAGTCTTGACGGATGGCGCTCCCAAGACCATAGCAGACATAGAAACATTAATGCGTGAAACCGATGCAGCCTGA
- the ubiH gene encoding 2-octaprenyl-6-methoxyphenyl hydroxylase has translation MQPDYDILIAGAGLAGNCLALALKDSGLKVAIIEARSREELHDSPAGDRALALAAGTVNMLQALGVWQGVARAATAITDIHISDRGHFGKTRLSARQQGVAALGYVICARDIEDHVAARVAEAGIKQFCPARVAGLMSGIDAVNVSLKQGEQSLNLSATLLVGADGGNSSVRKLLDIPQQVTQYGQTALVTTISSSLPHHHTAFERFTSSGPLALLPQAGNRSAVVWTRKQEDAEALMAGGEADFIAQLQECFGYRLGELRLAAPRRAFPLSLIRAQTMMSGRTVIIGNAVHQLHPVAGQGFNLGLRDVVQLAEMLLNQHEQGLDVGASALLEDYVRLRQQDHDRTIAFTDNVVKIFSSDWLALAAVRNSALTVLDHIPWAKDLLARHAMGLAQRLPRIGSKRN, from the coding sequence ATGCAGCCTGATTACGATATATTGATTGCCGGAGCCGGCTTGGCCGGCAATTGCTTGGCTTTGGCGCTGAAGGACTCGGGCTTGAAGGTGGCGATCATCGAAGCCCGCAGCCGCGAAGAGTTGCATGATTCTCCGGCCGGCGACCGGGCATTGGCATTGGCGGCCGGAACGGTCAATATGTTGCAAGCCTTAGGCGTATGGCAGGGAGTGGCTCGGGCCGCGACGGCCATCACCGACATCCATATTTCCGATCGGGGACACTTCGGCAAAACCCGCTTGTCGGCCCGGCAGCAGGGTGTAGCCGCATTGGGTTATGTCATTTGCGCCAGGGACATAGAAGATCATGTGGCGGCTCGGGTGGCGGAGGCAGGCATCAAACAATTTTGTCCGGCCAGAGTGGCAGGCTTGATGTCCGGTATCGATGCCGTCAATGTCAGTTTGAAGCAAGGGGAGCAGTCGCTGAATTTATCGGCTACGCTGTTGGTCGGCGCCGATGGCGGCAATTCGTCGGTGCGTAAATTACTCGATATCCCGCAACAGGTGACCCAGTACGGCCAGACGGCGTTGGTTACGACGATCAGTTCTTCGCTCCCCCATCATCATACCGCCTTCGAACGTTTCACCTCTTCCGGGCCATTGGCCTTGCTGCCGCAGGCGGGCAATCGCTCGGCGGTGGTGTGGACGCGCAAACAAGAAGATGCCGAGGCCCTGATGGCCGGTGGCGAGGCTGATTTTATCGCCCAGTTACAGGAATGCTTCGGTTATCGCTTGGGGGAATTGAGATTGGCCGCGCCGCGCCGGGCATTCCCGCTAAGTTTGATTCGCGCGCAAACGATGATGTCGGGGCGCACCGTGATTATCGGCAATGCCGTGCATCAGTTGCATCCGGTCGCAGGTCAGGGTTTCAACCTGGGCTTGCGGGATGTCGTGCAGCTCGCGGAAATGCTGCTGAACCAACATGAGCAAGGCTTGGATGTCGGCGCCAGCGCCTTGCTCGAGGACTATGTGCGGCTCAGACAGCAGGATCATGATCGCACCATCGCGTTCACCGACAATGTGGTGAAGATATTCTCCAGCGACTGGTTGGCGTTGGCCGCCGTCAGAAACAGCGCCTTGACCGTGCTCGATCATATCCCTTGGGCCAAGGATTTATTGGCGCGTCACGCGATGGGATTGGCGCAACGTTTGCCCAGAATAGGGAGTAAAAGAAACTGA
- a CDS encoding UbiH/UbiF/VisC/COQ6 family ubiquinone biosynthesis hydroxylase yields MKETFDVIIVGGGMVGATAACALAHGGIRVALLDSHNPPRQWPQDSVDIRVSALTRASQNILECVGAWPAMVGRGVCAYKDMRVWDAKADGELHFDCAETEYNELGHIVENRVTVASLWDVLETLPAATCITGAKVADMQLLEQDARLQLDDGRQFQADLVIAADGRESFLRDQAGIDVTGWPYHQDGLVATIRTEKPHQATAWQRFLDEGPLAFLPLRNGQCSIVWTLKTETAQACLQLSDEAFLQQLESASAGMLGKMLATGPRAAFPLKFQYANRYCERHFALIGDAAHAMHPLAGQGANAGLLDAAALAELIIKTRQAGRPLSGHQYLRRYERWRKGDNLLMMSAMDALNKTFAVSALPFVSIRSAGMNWINHSDMIKNYFNRHAMGLRDDLPRLARKQRCW; encoded by the coding sequence ATGAAGGAAACATTTGACGTTATCATCGTCGGCGGCGGCATGGTCGGCGCCACCGCGGCCTGCGCCTTAGCGCATGGCGGCATTCGGGTCGCGTTATTGGATAGTCATAATCCGCCACGGCAGTGGCCGCAGGATTCGGTGGATATCAGAGTTTCCGCACTGACACGCGCCTCGCAGAACATATTGGAATGTGTCGGCGCCTGGCCGGCAATGGTCGGGCGCGGCGTCTGCGCCTATAAAGACATGCGGGTTTGGGATGCCAAGGCCGATGGCGAATTGCATTTCGATTGTGCGGAGACCGAATACAATGAATTGGGCCATATTGTCGAAAACCGGGTGACGGTCGCTTCCCTGTGGGACGTATTGGAAACGCTGCCGGCCGCGACTTGTATCACCGGGGCCAAAGTAGCCGATATGCAATTGCTGGAGCAAGACGCACGCTTGCAGCTCGATGACGGACGGCAGTTTCAGGCCGACTTGGTCATCGCCGCCGATGGTCGGGAGTCTTTTTTGCGCGACCAAGCCGGTATCGATGTGACCGGCTGGCCCTACCATCAGGACGGATTGGTGGCGACGATCCGCACAGAAAAGCCTCATCAGGCGACCGCCTGGCAACGTTTTCTCGACGAAGGACCGCTGGCTTTTCTGCCGTTGAGAAACGGCCAGTGTTCCATCGTATGGACGCTGAAAACGGAAACTGCGCAAGCCTGTTTGCAGTTATCGGATGAAGCGTTTCTGCAGCAGTTGGAGTCGGCTTCGGCCGGTATGCTGGGCAAGATGCTGGCGACCGGCCCGCGGGCCGCTTTTCCGCTTAAATTTCAATATGCCAACCGTTATTGCGAGCGTCATTTCGCCTTGATCGGCGATGCAGCGCATGCGATGCATCCGTTGGCGGGTCAGGGCGCCAATGCCGGATTATTGGATGCGGCCGCGCTGGCCGAACTGATCATCAAGACTCGGCAAGCGGGACGGCCGTTGTCCGGTCATCAATATCTGCGCCGCTACGAACGTTGGCGCAAAGGCGATAACCTGCTGATGATGTCGGCCATGGACGCCTTGAACAAGACTTTCGCGGTCAGCGCATTGCCGTTTGTTTCGATACGGTCAGCCGGCATGAACTGGATCAATCATAGCGATATGATCAAAAACTATTTTAACCGTCATGCGATGGGGTTGCGTGATGATTTACCGAGGCTGGCGCGAAAACAGCGTTGCTGGTGA
- a CDS encoding homoserine kinase: MSVYTRITTAQLQRFLQYYDLGALIDFSGIENGVENTNYRLHTDRGQFILTLFEELADTQIEPIFALLSHLRRRGLSVPHPQADRKGAPLLKLNDKSAALFSCLPGQSLVKPTPNHCYEIGRQLALLHIYAGQFEFRRRNPKNLSACQTLFDDCKALLSDQEIQTIVAELAFQRGYEEVELPNGVIHADLFRDNVLFEHGRVSGILDFYACCNDFLLLDIAIAINDWCRRQSVINKQKMTGLLQGYQSIRPLESLERQLLPVFLRRAALRFWLSRLKHRTDGKNGDLTQHKDPAEFRLLLEQHRSQPTLSASSVSPMPWPAAL; the protein is encoded by the coding sequence GTGTCAGTTTATACCCGCATCACTACGGCACAGCTACAACGCTTTCTGCAATATTATGACCTTGGCGCGCTCATCGATTTTAGCGGCATCGAAAACGGCGTAGAAAACACCAATTATCGCCTCCACACCGACCGCGGCCAATTCATCCTGACGCTGTTTGAGGAACTCGCGGACACTCAAATCGAACCTATTTTCGCCTTGCTAAGCCATCTGCGCCGCCGCGGCCTAAGCGTTCCGCACCCCCAAGCCGACCGAAAAGGCGCGCCATTGCTCAAACTCAATGATAAAAGCGCAGCCCTGTTCAGCTGTCTTCCAGGTCAGTCTTTAGTCAAGCCCACGCCTAACCATTGCTACGAAATTGGCCGGCAATTGGCCCTGCTGCATATTTACGCCGGGCAATTCGAATTTCGGCGCCGCAATCCCAAAAACCTGTCGGCTTGTCAGACGTTGTTTGATGATTGCAAAGCCCTGTTGTCAGATCAGGAAATCCAAACCATTGTAGCCGAACTGGCTTTCCAACGTGGATATGAAGAGGTCGAATTACCCAACGGCGTCATTCATGCCGATTTATTCCGCGATAATGTGCTCTTCGAGCACGGCAGAGTCAGCGGCATTCTGGATTTTTACGCCTGCTGTAACGATTTTTTGCTGCTCGATATCGCCATCGCCATCAATGACTGGTGTCGGCGACAAAGCGTCATCAACAAGCAAAAAATGACGGGGTTATTGCAAGGTTATCAATCGATTAGGCCCCTAGAAAGCCTAGAGCGCCAGCTCCTGCCGGTATTCTTGCGACGGGCCGCCTTGCGCTTCTGGCTATCCAGGCTCAAACACCGGACCGACGGCAAAAATGGCGACCTCACTCAGCACAAAGACCCGGCGGAGTTTCGTCTCCTGCTAGAACAGCATCGCAGCCAACCAACGCTGTCGGCATCGTCTGTTAGTCCGATGCCTTGGCCGGCAGCCCTCTGA
- a CDS encoding DUF2782 domain-containing protein, with protein sequence MAEQQEQESAPAPEPPELPMPVQNGEVLEPDITIIRKGKKTIQEFRNNGQLYMIRIKPDVGPAYYLIDTDGDGNMDVRRSDLDKGLNINQWKLFEWK encoded by the coding sequence ATGGCCGAACAACAAGAGCAGGAGTCCGCCCCGGCTCCAGAACCTCCCGAATTGCCGATGCCCGTGCAAAACGGAGAAGTTTTAGAGCCCGATATTACCATCATTCGTAAGGGAAAAAAGACTATTCAGGAATTCCGTAATAACGGCCAGCTCTACATGATCCGCATTAAACCCGATGTCGGTCCCGCCTATTATCTGATTGATACCGACGGCGACGGCAATATGGACGTCAGGCGCAGCGATCTCGACAAGGGCCTGAATATCAATCAATGGAAACTGTTTGAATGGAAATAG
- a CDS encoding SPFH domain-containing protein — MDKMKYAGFAGAALILLILIFNSYTTVEAGHNKVATMFGKVQPEPYDEGFHIVNPLLDFVDFDLRQQTHTWQKVHVPSQDKLKTSMDISVTFRLDGVRTPTILQETGTLQDVVIKHVTPKVRSLLREAGKSVEQSQDFYLDSVQDELQRYMEDGLRAYLEAKGVIVTAVLFRDITLPDVVTNAVIQTKERQEQLEREKAQLKIVEQQAQQQVKQAEAREMAAVSDANAKKIQADAEAYRISKESEAQAMANELLAKSVTPALIRYNAIQKWNGKYPQTLLGGNNDGLILSLPGTGR, encoded by the coding sequence ATGGATAAAATGAAATATGCGGGCTTTGCGGGCGCGGCATTAATACTGCTGATTTTAATCTTCAATTCTTATACTACCGTCGAGGCCGGCCATAACAAGGTCGCGACGATGTTCGGCAAGGTTCAGCCGGAGCCCTATGACGAAGGTTTCCATATCGTCAATCCATTGCTGGACTTCGTCGATTTCGATTTGCGCCAACAGACCCATACCTGGCAAAAGGTTCACGTGCCTTCACAGGATAAGCTGAAAACGTCGATGGATATCTCGGTCACCTTCAGGCTCGATGGCGTCAGGACGCCGACGATTCTGCAAGAAACCGGAACGCTGCAAGATGTCGTTATCAAACATGTGACGCCGAAGGTGCGCTCCTTGCTGCGGGAGGCGGGGAAAAGCGTCGAGCAATCACAGGATTTTTATCTGGACAGCGTGCAAGACGAACTGCAACGCTACATGGAAGACGGTCTGCGAGCTTATTTGGAGGCTAAAGGAGTCATTGTGACGGCGGTATTGTTTCGCGATATCACCTTGCCGGACGTGGTGACCAATGCCGTGATTCAGACCAAGGAACGACAGGAGCAATTGGAGCGGGAAAAAGCCCAGTTGAAAATCGTCGAGCAGCAGGCCCAGCAGCAGGTCAAACAGGCCGAAGCCAGGGAAATGGCGGCGGTGTCCGATGCCAATGCGAAAAAAATTCAGGCCGATGCCGAAGCTTATCGAATCAGCAAGGAGTCGGAGGCGCAAGCCATGGCCAACGAGTTGCTGGCAAAATCGGTGACGCCGGCATTGATCAGATATAATGCCATTCAAAAATGGAATGGAAAATATCCGCAGACTTTGCTAGGAGGCAACAATGACGGACTGATATTAAGCTTGCCCGGGACCGGCAGATGA